From Candidatus Eremiobacterota bacterium, one genomic window encodes:
- a CDS encoding tetratricopeptide repeat protein: MKRSIEGGSGAPLIFFPGKMIIPALSVLVIVTFLAFSPVLKCGFINWDDDAYVTGNHMIKDLSPHNVRQIFTSTLYGMYTPLVMLSFALEHHFYRLNPFPYHAHNLLLHIVNSLLVFWLVRLISGDPLASLAAAFLFALSPLRVQSVAWVVERKGLLCAFFFLSSFICYCYYGKRPSLALYFVSLLLYAFSLLSKPIGSLLPFALILYDYYILERLDRKALMMKAPYLLGFLAAGVAAWIHVYFESHLAELYHISFFKGIFIAAYLFLMYALKIVIPFDLQELYPLEASFIESPPLAVWLSPLVIVVIATLLAKPLKRLRSSSPALYRHGLFGILFFTLFIFPVLRLLPADATSLIGLRQTYIPSIGIVLILGEAFSWCWRSAKRSAGKALCMLLLVLLAGYYGLSSYCHCAVWKDGLTFWNHVLEKHPRYLIALNGRANFFKERGEYLKAREDLEKAFSISPFDGITRINLAGVLIALDDYRAAKGHLDFMIAFEPKKSVLYYYRGNIYQREKDYGKAEEMYRKAIAIDSSYIEPYINLGNIYFEQGAREKAIEEFNRALSINRKSSEAYYNRGNAHFREKRYSDALGDYDKAVAFRKNYWDAYRNRALASFMMKDYQASGRDVKLLLEAGQKVDPLFLLLLDKARRAP; this comes from the coding sequence ATGAAGAGAAGCATTGAGGGCGGAAGCGGCGCGCCATTGATTTTTTTCCCGGGGAAAATGATAATCCCCGCTCTTTCCGTGCTGGTCATTGTCACGTTTCTTGCTTTTTCTCCGGTGCTGAAATGCGGATTCATCAACTGGGACGATGATGCCTACGTGACCGGGAATCACATGATAAAGGACCTCTCGCCTCATAATGTCAGGCAGATATTCACTTCGACGCTCTATGGGATGTACACGCCCCTTGTGATGCTCTCCTTTGCGCTTGAGCACCATTTTTACAGACTCAATCCCTTCCCCTACCATGCCCACAACCTTCTGCTCCACATAGTGAACAGCCTTCTTGTCTTCTGGCTTGTCCGGCTCATCAGCGGGGACCCTCTCGCTTCTCTCGCGGCAGCGTTTCTTTTTGCCCTCTCGCCTCTCAGGGTGCAGTCTGTTGCCTGGGTGGTCGAGAGAAAAGGCCTTCTCTGCGCCTTCTTCTTTCTCTCTTCCTTTATCTGCTATTGTTATTACGGGAAGCGCCCAAGCCTGGCTCTGTACTTTGTTTCGCTTCTTCTTTATGCTTTCTCGCTTCTCTCAAAGCCCATAGGGAGCCTCCTCCCTTTTGCCCTGATCCTGTATGACTATTACATTCTTGAAAGACTCGACCGCAAAGCGCTCATGATGAAAGCTCCCTACCTTCTGGGCTTTCTTGCCGCAGGAGTTGCCGCGTGGATTCATGTGTATTTTGAGTCTCATCTTGCCGAGCTCTATCATATCTCATTCTTCAAGGGGATTTTCATAGCTGCCTATCTCTTCCTCATGTATGCCCTGAAAATCGTCATCCCCTTTGATCTCCAGGAGTTATATCCTCTTGAAGCCTCCTTTATTGAAAGCCCTCCCCTCGCGGTATGGCTCTCACCTCTTGTCATCGTCGTCATAGCGACCCTTCTGGCAAAACCGTTGAAAAGGCTCAGGAGCAGCTCTCCCGCCCTTTACCGTCATGGGCTTTTCGGTATACTGTTCTTTACGCTCTTCATTTTCCCCGTGCTCAGGCTGCTCCCCGCCGATGCCACTTCGCTGATAGGTCTCAGGCAGACCTATATCCCCTCCATAGGAATAGTGCTTATCCTTGGAGAGGCTTTTTCATGGTGCTGGAGGAGCGCAAAAAGGAGCGCAGGGAAGGCATTGTGCATGCTGCTTCTCGTCCTGCTGGCGGGCTATTACGGCCTCTCGAGTTATTGTCATTGCGCCGTGTGGAAGGACGGGCTCACCTTCTGGAACCATGTGCTTGAGAAGCATCCCCGTTACCTTATTGCCCTCAACGGGAGGGCAAATTTCTTCAAGGAAAGGGGCGAATACCTGAAAGCCCGAGAAGATCTCGAGAAAGCTTTCTCGATAAGTCCCTTCGACGGGATAACCCGCATCAATCTCGCCGGAGTCCTCATCGCTCTTGATGATTACCGCGCTGCAAAAGGCCACCTTGATTTCATGATCGCTTTCGAGCCCAAAAAATCCGTTCTGTACTACTACCGCGGCAATATTTACCAGAGAGAGAAGGATTACGGGAAAGCAGAGGAGATGTACCGGAAGGCCATTGCCATAGATTCAAGCTATATAGAGCCCTACATAAACCTGGGGAATATATATTTTGAGCAGGGAGCCCGTGAAAAGGCCATAGAGGAGTTCAACAGGGCGCTCTCCATCAACAGGAAGTCGTCTGAGGCCTATTATAACAGGGGGAATGCTCATTTCAGGGAGAAGAGGTACTCTGATGCTCTAGGGGACTATGACAAGGCCGTGGCTTTTCGGAAAAACTACTGGGATGCCTACCGCAACAGGGCTCTTGCCTCATTCATGATGAAGGACTACCAGGCATCAGGGCGGGATGTGAAACTGCTTCTGGAAGCCGGGCAGAAGGTGGACCCTCTTTTCCTGCTGCTCCTGGACAAGGCCCGAAGGGCTCCCTGA
- a CDS encoding radical SAM protein: protein MRKKFFVEIAGRLKRGDFQWLLRRARHGLSIPSEALTKKCVSGPILASVAVTYRCNERCLYCELPSRAGPPGDEDTASMKDLLSQLARLGVSTVSFTGGEPLLREDMAELISYASGFKVSTNLTTNGIKLTPGLSESLIAAGLDSLNISLDSADPEYVNTVRSSPKAFEGAVTAIETMAAAKKKQSSSRPNLSVSTVLTSRNCEDVTGLIRFIKEKGADAIYFNVMEVDFNLYRENRSRNYLDDREKLGAALALIRELRLKDAFIDNSPRYLARLGQYVSGPFPDVSCFAGYHSMVIDYRGAVFPCFYYFQNNRALATLARGEGLREFWHGREYERVRRELLSCRECFFGCQMELNELYQMTLLR from the coding sequence ATGCGGAAAAAATTTTTTGTCGAGATTGCAGGCCGCCTGAAAAGGGGAGACTTTCAATGGCTGCTGCGGAGGGCACGCCATGGCCTCTCGATTCCCTCTGAAGCCCTCACGAAAAAATGCGTTTCAGGGCCGATCCTGGCCAGCGTCGCCGTCACTTATCGCTGCAACGAGCGCTGCCTTTATTGCGAGCTTCCCTCCAGGGCGGGGCCTCCCGGCGACGAGGATACGGCCTCTATGAAGGATCTGCTGTCACAGCTTGCCAGGCTTGGGGTTTCAACGGTAAGCTTCACCGGCGGTGAGCCTCTCCTCCGTGAAGACATGGCCGAGCTGATCTCCTATGCCTCGGGCTTCAAGGTCTCCACGAACCTCACGACAAACGGGATAAAGCTTACCCCCGGGCTCTCGGAATCCCTCATCGCGGCGGGCCTCGATTCACTGAACATATCGCTTGACAGCGCGGACCCAGAGTATGTGAATACCGTGAGGAGCTCCCCGAAAGCCTTTGAAGGCGCGGTAACAGCTATTGAGACGATGGCAGCGGCAAAGAAAAAGCAATCCTCCTCGAGGCCCAACCTGTCGGTTTCAACAGTGCTCACCTCGAGGAACTGCGAGGATGTCACCGGCCTTATCCGGTTCATAAAGGAAAAAGGGGCCGATGCCATCTATTTTAACGTGATGGAAGTGGATTTCAACCTTTACAGGGAGAACCGCTCCAGGAATTACCTTGACGACAGGGAGAAACTCGGCGCAGCTCTTGCCCTTATAAGGGAGCTCAGGCTCAAAGATGCCTTCATAGATAACTCGCCCCGGTACCTTGCCCGTCTTGGGCAGTATGTGAGCGGCCCTTTTCCTGATGTCTCCTGTTTCGCAGGTTATCATTCAATGGTGATAGACTACCGGGGCGCCGTGTTCCCCTGCTTTTATTATTTCCAGAACAACAGGGCTCTTGCCACTCTGGCACGCGGCGAGGGCCTCCGGGAGTTCTGGCATGGCAGGGAGTATGAAAGAGTGAGAAGGGAGCTCCTCTCCTGCAGGGAATGTTTTTTCGGGTGCCAGATGGAGCTCAATGAGCTTTACCAGATGACCTTGCTGAGATGA
- a CDS encoding pilus assembly PilX N-terminal domain-containing protein yields MRKIEKGIVLITTMLLLSFIVMIAALLMVTGRNTMILGATYSDREQAYYAAECGLAYMQYCISRDSDYRGETAYDPSFSHFTIEKVGTQNLIHGKLTDTGGEFYVAFCDGVSADIYTDGTSVNTPMTFYSFNNLMGDSESLSTKRHQDSAIYSFKKVPKKTAHIIVEGRCNQARRYVEAMLAMSGSPIGEACSITAGDIKVNLVDNDSVFLVNSEIYGNSAVRSCGNIEITSGGDPTNPLANDKNCFQIADKGTSYTGGAGAGTEATKVNGTTVTTANESQYDFTTNQSDQGSALKKAALTWDDVSKNYISSGAYDTSKVKAMIKSGTYVYKNTSAAPDTYNLYYVPVAFDPGSQADPDTYKTEWLDNNIGSAVAYNAGDCITGTDTGKVSIVSSTNSTNLTTSGQYLFTVKDPVGVDETNGNFGLSVLIYDYSTADNQYFPSSNYRTSVRLGDGSANTDPALVTLGGTGRNVYVDGELSGSGKVLCAGNLDFQGGSLMQTDPDRVANPDKISSVATYANGNVNINPVRGSGGSNSTNDVIQAAWDAYTSTLGTATNEYFNSGTDNYQALVKNLLETPISGTFTDSTGRSKTYSGVALKDVLTDTACFTFEESTASELVAMMLSKNSYLGTDSSSSGGGSGTTGSLTVGPGSSIGSLASSSTMDWVWDNTGNEAVSTITIDGKDYWYTAGEEAGKSWVVIVDKLDSNNWTAVSKRSGRAADVGTNGTVPTLSLSEGANFDFTATFTSGTDTVEIETKTNGQFEVTGGLSEIKTENSSTIQMLDKDSTDFKDLVFNDTLFKGLVYTHKNINAKDLQGGSLTIHGGLVAYGGDPATFDPTTSTTSDGKVSFDNGKNITFTYDPDYMSLFFASGAGMNTGRIFRAAFDGNIIKTW; encoded by the coding sequence ATGAGAAAAATAGAGAAAGGCATCGTGCTCATCACCACTATGCTGCTGCTGTCATTCATCGTGATGATAGCGGCCCTGCTGATGGTCACAGGCCGCAACACCATGATCCTGGGGGCGACTTACAGTGACAGGGAGCAGGCCTATTACGCCGCCGAGTGCGGCCTGGCCTACATGCAGTACTGCATCTCGAGGGATTCCGATTACCGTGGTGAGACCGCCTATGATCCCAGTTTCTCCCATTTCACCATTGAGAAGGTCGGCACCCAGAACCTGATCCACGGAAAGCTCACCGATACGGGCGGAGAGTTCTACGTGGCCTTCTGCGACGGGGTAAGCGCCGACATCTATACCGACGGCACATCGGTAAACACGCCCATGACATTCTACTCATTCAATAACCTCATGGGTGATTCAGAATCGTTGAGCACAAAGAGGCACCAGGATTCAGCGATATATTCATTCAAGAAGGTCCCTAAAAAAACTGCCCACATCATCGTGGAAGGCCGCTGCAACCAGGCGCGGCGCTACGTGGAGGCCATGCTCGCCATGAGCGGCTCGCCGATAGGCGAAGCCTGCAGCATCACAGCGGGAGACATCAAGGTGAACCTTGTCGATAACGACTCGGTATTCCTTGTAAACTCAGAGATATACGGCAACTCGGCCGTCAGGTCCTGCGGCAACATAGAAATAACCTCGGGAGGCGATCCCACGAACCCCCTTGCCAACGACAAGAACTGCTTTCAGATCGCCGACAAGGGGACGTCATACACGGGTGGCGCAGGCGCGGGCACAGAAGCGACCAAGGTGAACGGGACTACGGTGACCACGGCGAACGAGTCGCAATATGATTTCACCACGAATCAGAGCGACCAGGGCTCAGCCCTTAAAAAAGCGGCACTCACATGGGACGACGTGTCAAAAAACTACATAAGCAGCGGCGCCTATGATACCAGCAAGGTGAAAGCAATGATCAAGTCGGGCACATACGTGTACAAGAATACCTCGGCGGCACCCGACACTTACAATCTCTACTACGTCCCCGTGGCCTTCGATCCCGGAAGCCAGGCAGACCCTGACACCTACAAGACTGAGTGGCTGGACAATAACATCGGCAGCGCTGTTGCCTACAATGCCGGCGACTGCATCACCGGCACCGACACGGGCAAAGTGAGCATCGTGTCATCGACAAACTCCACCAACCTCACTACGTCGGGCCAGTACCTCTTCACCGTCAAGGATCCCGTCGGCGTTGACGAGACAAACGGGAATTTCGGCCTGTCGGTGCTCATCTATGATTACTCAACGGCCGACAACCAGTATTTTCCTTCATCCAACTACCGCACAAGCGTGCGGCTTGGCGACGGGTCGGCAAACACTGATCCCGCCCTGGTGACCCTGGGCGGCACGGGAAGAAATGTTTACGTTGACGGCGAGCTTTCCGGCTCGGGAAAGGTGCTCTGCGCGGGAAACCTTGACTTCCAGGGAGGATCGCTCATGCAGACCGACCCCGACCGCGTGGCGAATCCCGACAAGATCTCCTCGGTGGCCACCTATGCCAACGGCAACGTGAACATCAACCCCGTGAGGGGCTCAGGGGGCTCAAACAGCACCAACGACGTCATCCAGGCCGCCTGGGACGCCTACACGTCAACGCTCGGCACTGCCACTAACGAGTATTTCAACTCGGGGACCGACAACTACCAGGCCCTCGTCAAAAACCTCCTGGAAACGCCTATCTCGGGCACCTTCACCGACAGCACGGGGAGGAGCAAGACATACTCAGGAGTAGCCCTGAAAGATGTCCTCACCGACACGGCATGTTTCACCTTCGAGGAATCGACGGCGTCGGAACTTGTGGCCATGATGCTCTCCAAGAACTCCTACCTTGGCACCGACTCAAGCAGCTCAGGGGGCGGCAGCGGCACGACAGGCTCCCTCACTGTAGGCCCTGGCAGCAGCATCGGGTCCCTCGCGAGCTCGAGCACCATGGACTGGGTGTGGGACAATACAGGCAATGAAGCCGTCTCAACAATAACGATAGACGGCAAGGATTACTGGTACACCGCGGGAGAAGAGGCCGGCAAATCATGGGTGGTTATCGTGGACAAGCTTGACAGCAACAACTGGACCGCCGTGTCTAAAAGGTCGGGAAGAGCGGCAGATGTCGGCACAAATGGCACTGTCCCCACTCTGAGCTTATCGGAAGGGGCAAACTTTGACTTCACCGCCACATTCACCAGCGGAACCGACACCGTCGAGATCGAGACGAAAACAAACGGTCAATTTGAAGTCACCGGCGGGCTCTCTGAGATAAAGACCGAGAACTCCTCGACAATCCAGATGCTCGACAAGGACAGCACCGACTTCAAGGACCTCGTCTTCAACGACACCCTCTTCAAGGGGCTCGTGTACACCCACAAGAACATCAATGCCAAGGACCTCCAGGGGGGAAGCCTCACTATCCATGGGGGCCTTGTGGCCTACGGAGGAGATCCCGCGACCTTTGATCCCACCACCAGCACCACCTCCGACGGTAAGGTGAGCTTTGACAACGGGAAAAATATCACCTTCACTTACGATCCCGATTACATGTCCCTCTTTTTCGCGTCAGGTGCGGGAATGAACACAGGGCGCATCTTCCGCGCCGCCTTCGATGGCAATATCATCAAGACCTGGTAA
- a CDS encoding NAD-dependent epimerase/dehydratase family protein: MKCLVTGCAGFIGSSLAEKLLLQGHEVLGIDRLSDYYDRALKRKNLEALSSPAMKGPFTFFEADLAEPGWEGRVDSLRDSELVYHLAAQPGVGPSWTIFDTYVRDNILATRGILEVARSMPYLKAFVLASSSSVYGNASSFPVTEEFPLAPCSPYGITKVAAEKLCGAYHENFALPVVILRYFTVYGPRQRPDMAFYRFIKSALRGERIVIHGDGSQERDFTHVDDVTEAHVALLEKSISGGIFNITSGPGGHASLNELVALLGGLVGRKLEVEHREPMKGDMAVTRGSYERARGAFGYEPRVSLRDGMTSQVSWMKSFLS; this comes from the coding sequence ATGAAGTGCCTGGTGACCGGCTGCGCCGGCTTTATCGGGAGCAGCCTCGCCGAGAAGCTTCTCCTCCAGGGCCACGAGGTGCTGGGTATTGACAGGCTCTCTGACTACTATGACAGGGCCCTCAAGAGGAAAAACCTCGAAGCCCTCTCATCACCGGCCATGAAGGGCCCCTTCACTTTTTTTGAAGCCGATCTGGCAGAGCCCGGGTGGGAGGGCCGCGTCGATAGCCTCAGGGACAGCGAGCTGGTGTACCATCTCGCGGCGCAGCCGGGCGTGGGGCCAAGCTGGACCATCTTTGACACCTATGTGAGGGACAACATTCTCGCCACCAGGGGCATCCTCGAGGTGGCGCGCTCCATGCCTTACCTTAAAGCCTTTGTGCTCGCCTCGTCGTCATCGGTCTATGGGAATGCCTCGTCATTCCCCGTTACGGAAGAGTTTCCCCTCGCCCCCTGCTCGCCTTACGGCATCACCAAGGTGGCGGCCGAGAAGCTCTGCGGCGCCTACCATGAGAATTTCGCCCTTCCTGTAGTCATCCTCAGGTATTTTACCGTCTACGGGCCGAGGCAGAGGCCCGACATGGCCTTTTACCGTTTTATCAAATCGGCTCTCCGCGGGGAAAGGATAGTGATCCATGGCGACGGGAGCCAGGAAAGGGACTTCACCCATGTGGACGACGTGACCGAAGCCCATGTGGCGCTCCTTGAGAAATCCATATCAGGGGGCATTTTCAATATAACCAGCGGCCCCGGCGGCCATGCCTCCCTTAATGAGCTTGTAGCCCTCCTGGGGGGCCTCGTGGGGAGAAAGCTGGAGGTGGAACACAGGGAGCCCATGAAAGGCGATATGGCCGTCACGAGGGGATCCTATGAGAGGGCCCGTGGCGCTTTCGGCTATGAGCCCCGTGTCTCCCTCCGCGACGGTATGACCTCCCAGGTTTCATGGATGAAGAGTTTCCTGTCATAA
- a CDS encoding FAD-dependent oxidoreductase, which translates to MQEEHQISKTRISILGGGIAGLSAAWYAAKKGLTFTLFEEKGAVGGNCITFRHGDFRFDSGAHRFLDEYADVTADVKALMGRELHSIEVPSRIFEGGKFIDIPFKPANLIRNLGMGTFMKASTEIMKERLTRGRPFESFHDFAVRTYGNTLASRFLLNYTEKLWGRPTSLLSPVISGKRLQGLSVWNIVTEALLGPLVKKTHREGAFYYPEGGIHQLSLRLGEAAGSEHIRLHSRVTALFHHDNRVTAIEVNGKERHDVDKVVSTLPLDYLVKIMSPALPDPIPALARRLSFRHLRIVCFFLARPSVMNVATLYVPDRRFTFNRLYEPRNRNASMAPEGRTSLAAEICCDEGDELWNMDDEPFIGKIRGEVLATGLIEEKDITGAATERLTHAYPVLLVNTPSEVREITTYLEKFQNLKLSGRPGRFEYSWIHDMLRAGMALAEESAGSLPH; encoded by the coding sequence ATGCAGGAAGAGCACCAGATCAGCAAGACTCGTATCTCCATCCTTGGCGGAGGCATTGCAGGCCTCTCCGCCGCCTGGTACGCCGCGAAAAAGGGGCTCACCTTCACTCTTTTCGAGGAAAAGGGGGCCGTGGGGGGAAACTGCATCACCTTCCGGCACGGCGATTTCCGCTTTGACTCGGGAGCCCACCGCTTTCTCGACGAGTATGCCGATGTGACCGCCGACGTAAAGGCCCTCATGGGCAGGGAGCTCCACTCCATCGAAGTGCCCAGCAGGATATTTGAGGGCGGGAAGTTCATAGACATCCCCTTCAAGCCGGCAAACCTCATCAGGAACCTTGGAATGGGAACCTTCATGAAGGCCTCGACGGAGATCATGAAGGAGCGGCTCACCAGGGGAAGGCCTTTTGAGAGCTTCCATGATTTTGCCGTGAGGACCTACGGGAACACTCTTGCGTCGCGGTTCCTGCTCAATTATACCGAGAAGCTCTGGGGAAGGCCCACGTCGCTCCTCTCGCCAGTGATCTCGGGGAAAAGGCTCCAGGGCCTGAGCGTCTGGAACATCGTGACAGAGGCCCTCCTGGGACCTCTTGTAAAGAAGACCCACCGCGAAGGGGCTTTCTATTACCCCGAGGGGGGAATCCACCAGCTTTCCCTCAGGCTGGGCGAGGCTGCCGGCTCAGAGCACATCAGGCTTCACTCAAGGGTGACGGCCCTTTTTCATCACGATAACCGCGTCACTGCAATAGAAGTGAACGGGAAGGAGCGCCATGACGTTGACAAGGTCGTAAGCACCCTTCCCCTTGATTACCTTGTAAAAATCATGAGCCCCGCCCTGCCCGATCCCATCCCCGCCCTGGCGCGTCGCCTCAGCTTCCGTCACCTGAGAATAGTCTGCTTTTTTCTCGCCAGGCCATCGGTGATGAATGTGGCCACCCTTTATGTCCCTGACAGGCGGTTCACCTTCAACAGGCTTTATGAGCCCAGGAACAGGAACGCCTCCATGGCTCCGGAGGGCAGGACTTCCCTGGCGGCAGAGATATGCTGCGATGAAGGCGACGAGCTGTGGAATATGGACGATGAGCCCTTCATCGGGAAGATCAGGGGCGAAGTGCTGGCGACAGGCCTCATTGAGGAAAAGGATATCACCGGTGCCGCCACCGAAAGGCTCACCCACGCTTACCCCGTGCTGCTGGTGAATACCCCTTCGGAAGTGCGCGAAATCACCACGTACCTTGAAAAATTCCAGAACCTGAAGCTCTCGGGGAGGCCGGGCCGTTTCGAGTACTCGTGGATCCACGACATGCTCAGGGCGGGCATGGCGCTCGCTGAGGAATCTGCCGGTTCACTGCCTCATTGA
- a CDS encoding tetratricopeptide repeat protein: MREVIREAQGALPRRVLIPALAALVLVTFLTFSPVLRCGFINWDDNKYVTGSSLVKDLSPDGLKRIFTSTVLGWYTPLSVLSFALEYRFYQLNPFPYHVHNLLLHILNTLLVFWLIYLISGDFLASLVASLFFALSPLRVQSVAWISERKGLLCALFFFASFISYIYWVKRHRKRFYFASLLLFFLSILSKPQGSLLPLCLLLYDHFVGKRLAIAEKLPYLLGFLAAGPVEWLSMARKSSLEMNYPQPLIQVLCISCYLVLFYLWKILVPLDLHEIYPLDPEFVRHLPMAVWLSPLLLLALAALFLIAVKRVALKAPRHADHALFGMAFFLLNILPFLKLLPVNATSLIALRQTYLPTLGLFLILGEGFSWLFRERGRQRAALCLLAGIVLAVQAAAAHRQCGVYKDSLTFWNHVLERHPCFVRGLSIRGSLHYEQGNPALARRDFERALAEAPSDGDVHGNLGILGLAEGDCERARTHLDFAIARASDDPAVWYYRGNIYQGERAFDKAVAMYQKALSIDPLYLKPYVNLGNIYSEQGRQREAVKMFTKALSIDSASPKVYYNRGNACFRNEQYRDALKDYTRALALQKDYWDAYRNRALVLFVMEEYQAALRDVRTLQEKEQPLDPRFLDMLNEAVNRQIPQRAPCPP, encoded by the coding sequence TTGAGAGAGGTCATCAGAGAAGCACAGGGGGCCCTGCCCCGCAGAGTCCTGATCCCGGCCCTGGCGGCGCTGGTGCTGGTCACCTTTCTCACCTTCTCGCCGGTCCTTCGCTGCGGGTTCATCAACTGGGACGACAACAAATACGTCACCGGCTCTTCCCTGGTGAAGGATCTCTCGCCGGATGGCCTGAAGCGGATCTTCACCTCGACGGTTCTCGGGTGGTACACGCCTCTTTCCGTGCTCTCCTTCGCCCTGGAGTACCGCTTTTACCAGCTCAATCCCTTCCCCTATCACGTCCACAACCTGTTGCTTCATATCTTGAACACCCTGCTGGTTTTCTGGCTTATCTATCTCATAAGCGGTGATTTCCTGGCCTCGCTGGTCGCTTCGCTCTTTTTTGCGCTGTCTCCCCTGCGTGTCCAGTCGGTGGCTTGGATATCAGAGAGAAAAGGGCTTCTCTGCGCCCTGTTCTTTTTCGCCTCTTTCATTTCCTATATCTACTGGGTGAAAAGGCACCGGAAGCGCTTTTATTTCGCCTCTCTGCTCCTTTTCTTTCTCTCGATCCTCTCAAAGCCCCAGGGCTCCCTGCTTCCCCTGTGCCTCCTGCTTTACGATCATTTTGTGGGGAAGAGGCTGGCGATTGCCGAAAAGCTGCCGTACCTGCTGGGCTTCCTTGCCGCAGGCCCTGTTGAATGGCTCTCAATGGCAAGGAAGTCCAGCCTGGAGATGAATTATCCGCAGCCTCTCATCCAGGTCCTCTGCATCAGCTGTTACCTTGTGCTTTTTTACCTCTGGAAAATTCTGGTCCCCTTAGATCTTCACGAGATTTACCCCCTTGATCCCGAATTTGTCCGCCACCTCCCCATGGCAGTCTGGCTCTCTCCCCTGCTGCTCCTGGCGCTTGCGGCGCTCTTTCTTATTGCGGTGAAAAGGGTCGCTTTGAAGGCGCCCCGTCATGCTGACCATGCGCTCTTTGGAATGGCGTTCTTTCTGCTGAACATCCTCCCGTTCCTCAAGCTCCTGCCCGTCAATGCCACTTCCCTCATCGCGCTCCGCCAGACCTACCTACCCACCCTTGGGCTCTTTCTTATTCTCGGCGAGGGCTTCTCATGGCTCTTCAGGGAGAGGGGGAGGCAAAGGGCGGCTCTCTGCCTTCTTGCGGGCATCGTGCTGGCGGTGCAGGCTGCCGCCGCACACCGGCAGTGCGGGGTATATAAGGACAGCCTCACTTTCTGGAATCATGTGCTTGAAAGGCACCCCTGCTTTGTGAGAGGGCTCAGTATCAGGGGAAGCCTCCACTATGAGCAGGGTAACCCGGCCCTTGCCCGCAGGGATTTCGAGAGAGCTCTCGCGGAAGCCCCCTCCGACGGCGACGTCCATGGCAATCTGGGCATACTCGGCCTTGCGGAAGGAGACTGTGAGAGAGCAAGGACCCACCTGGATTTCGCCATCGCGCGCGCCTCAGACGACCCGGCAGTGTGGTACTACAGGGGAAATATCTATCAGGGAGAGAGGGCCTTTGACAAGGCCGTCGCAATGTATCAGAAGGCGCTGTCGATTGATCCGCTTTACCTGAAGCCTTATGTGAACCTGGGGAATATCTATAGTGAGCAGGGAAGGCAAAGGGAAGCGGTTAAAATGTTCACCAAGGCGCTCTCCATCGACAGCGCCTCGCCCAAGGTCTATTACAACAGGGGGAATGCCTGTTTCAGGAATGAGCAGTACCGGGATGCCCTGAAAGACTACACGAGGGCTCTTGCATTGCAGAAGGATTACTGGGACGCTTACCGCAACAGGGCGCTGGTCCTTTTCGTCATGGAGGAGTACCAGGCGGCACTCCGCGACGTGAGGACGCTCCAGGAAAAGGAGCAGCCCCTTGATCCCCGTTTTCTGGACATGCTCAATGAGGCAGTGAACCGGCAGATTCCTCAGCGAGCGCCATGCCCGCCCTGA